Genomic segment of Pangasianodon hypophthalmus isolate fPanHyp1 chromosome 22, fPanHyp1.pri, whole genome shotgun sequence:
tgtattggccatgcccaatgcttgtgtaATGGCTCTGATCGAATTTCCCTCtattctcagcttcaaaatggcttgcttttctcccaaagacagctctctggtcttcatgttgatTTATCCTTtacaacaacaaatgcagtcttcacaggtgaaacccagggctcacaCCAAGAGTAGAtgttcagagctattaattgtgtAAACAGTCAGTCTatcagggcacacctgggcaacaagaaacacctgtcagtcacatgttccaatatttttgatcacttgaaaaatgctCAATCCCATTCATTCAATCCCATCCAGCATCTGTGCCGGACAAACAAGTTCTCCCCATGGGgaccccacctcgcaacttacaggacttagaggatctgctgctaacacagataccacagcacaccttcagaggtcttgtggagtccatgccacaACGGATCAGAAAGGTTTTGGTGGGACAACATTAGGCAgtgtacatttatatacatatatatacatatatatatatatatatatatatatatatatatatatatatgtatatataaaaataagagtgagtacattatatatatatatacatatatatatatatatatatatatatacacacactcacacacacacactgcttgtgTCCAAAGTTTGAATACACATGTTTCAAGAAtggttttattcactttttaatatttcaaacaaaaggtgccattttctaagttgtttaagacttttacagttttattcttCCTGCCTGCTTTAAATTATAACTCACAGGCAAATGCACCACAGTCTGATTGTAAAAGATTGTATATTGGTGtggatgatttttaaaataatttgtatgaATGCAATATAAGatgtgaattaaaaataatttctgatttatttatttacttacaaatataaatgaataaatgtatacaggTGTGAATACATATAGCTAaacagatataaagatatattcTGTACCATGcagcaatattaaataaaagatgaGCTCCCATGAacttgaaaaaacacacaacaaataaacaatatatcAGAATTACTTTTAATCTCCATTTATTTCTCTACACAGGTGTTCTCACTCAGAGCACAGATTGGGGCGTGAAATATCCTGATAAGCCGATCTGTGCTGTGAGAGGATTCAGTGTCTCCATTCCCTGTAGTTATTATTATCCACAGCAAAATTATCAGGTGATAGAAAAGCTTTGGTGCTCAGTGAACCCAAACAAAGATCAGTGTTATGGCCCACCGTATGTTTATAACagctcatcaaacaccaactcaGACTTTGAGTACGCTGGAGACGACAAATCAAACTGCACTTTGTTAATCCACAATCTACAGTTTAACAATTCTGGAACGTACAGATTCAGATTTATAACTAATGTGACCGAAGGCAAATGGACCGGTTTACCTGGAGTGATTCTACAAGTTGCAGGTAAATGCTATGatttaaaaaagctaaaataaaatattctttatgtGCATAATGAACTTTCCATGAGATTCGACTGCGAAGGAGTGTTTTTATTCTACCagatatcaaaaatattttcagctgCTAATAAATTAATGACAGAATgtgatggggcatgctgttattggaaaataatcaatgacctggtggtgtgatgcagcctgacgtgatgttgattatttctcATAacagaacaagcgcattaatagaaacctgtgatttgcagctgtgctactgtcagagctgctgttatagaaaattaatcaacacctgctgaccaatcacaatccaaaattcaacagctctgtggtgtaGACATTACAtagaaaacatatattaataaaaatgatggaATCTTTTAtgaagaaatataatttaagaaaaataacaaagcaCATTATAAAAGAACATGTTGTTGACTCAGACTTTAGGATGCGACTGTAGTATAATTATTAACCCCCCCTCAGTCCTGATTCACTGACGTGGAGTCTTTCCTGCTCTCtgaaaaagatttaaaggtGTCACTAATCAGGCTCAGTGGAAATGGAACCCTTAAACAAGGAGACTCGTTAAATCTGACGTGTGATGTGAACTGCACACACAGTTCCTCACAGTTTGTGTGGTCTAATAACAACGAGCAGTTAAACACATCAAGACCTGTTCTTCACTTTCCTGCTCTAACCGTGAGGGATTCTGGGAATTACACCTGCACTTGGGAAACCAATGAGGCGTCAGGATCTGAAACGATCAGCCTTCAGGTCGAGGGTGGGTCCATCTGCTCACAACATTACTGAAGTTTAAATATCCCACTGTCTCTAGTGATTACTGAAGGAAATAATGTGACTTGTGTTTAGTTAAATATTCACATTGTTTTTTAACAGGTGAAAATCCTGAAAATCCTGATCATTGGCCAATCTGGATCATTGTTGTGTTGACAGCTGGACTGATTTTCATCATCGTAGCTATCCCAGCTGTGATTTACAACAGGAGGTAAAACAGTCTAAAAACTCACAATCTTTTGGTGAAACAAAAAATGTCTCTATAAAAGCATACAATTTTGACATGTCACAAGCTGTACTGCCAAACTGTTAATTTAGTAGTAAACAGCAGTTAACGTGTAGTTTGTGCCTCAAACAGGTTTCTGTGTGAGCGCAGGAGTGTCTACACTGAGCAGCAGAAGGAGGACGATTCTGATATCTACGCTAATGTCCAGCAGAAGGAGGACGATTCTGATATCTACACTAATGTCCAGCAGAAGGAGGACGATTCTGATATCTATGCTAATGTGTAATAGCAATGAGCTGACCACAGTTTCACACCTCATGCTCAACTTAGTCTTCTTCTTGTGAATTTCCTGTGTGAGATGAAAAAGTTACACACCCCTTACATTTCCTTTGTGTTGCATTTGAGCTCAATTTCATGATAGACAACTTagctatttattacatttattggaATTTCAGTCATAGAGCAATTTTTGAAGTTGATTTAGAAACGATTcttaatttctatttatttattacttttgctgtataatttaatacaacTGATACACAAATGAAACCTACACAACCTGTAACAGAAACCAACACATACTTGTCTGTATACACGGCATATTTAGTAAATACTTCCAGTCTCTTTGTGTTAAACCACATCTTTTACAGTTACTTCCTCTGCAGAATGatggggttttatttttaaggccTCAGACTTGTTTCACACTAAACTTCTAGAACAATGAAATTTATGTTCTAAAGCGTATGATTTTTTTGGGAGGATGATGGTTAAAAGACGTGAATGATTTCACATCCAGAGTAGCCTGATTAACCAGATGCTTTATTACAACTGCTCAGtaaatgaagagaaaatgtaCAGAGGTTCAGGTTTCCATCACTGGATGGCGATGTTGTTCTTTGCAGCAGGCCTCAACACATTCTCGGGATTTGAAGACATGAACATACATCCCCTCTGCTGTTACACTCAaacttcatacatttattttctgaaaaatataatatagtttTCAGGCAACTGTAGGCTCAAGAAGAGAATCTTGCCTTTGCAGAACTATGCATTTATTCCTTTAAGTTGGGAAAGGAAATTATGCTGATcgacatttattttctttattaaaaattaccTGCAACATTAAGAGTCACTCCAGGATCACCTGTATATCTGGCACTGTCCACATTGtttataaatctgaatttgtaCTCTCTGGAATAACTGAACTGCACATTGGGGATTAAGTGCAGTGTGATTTGTCTCCAACATACTCCAAGTACGACTTGGTGTTTGATGAGCTGTTAAACATGCGGTGGGTCtgtacacttgcccatttttgaGGTGGGTGCAGTGaatctctcccaccctcaataccacgactgagacccttgagcaaggcaccgaaatcccaaaaaaaggctgcccactgctccgggtgtgtgttcacggtgtgtgtgtgttcactactgtgtgtgtgcacttggatgcgTTAAATGCAGAGcgcaaattccgagtatgggccaccatacttggccacaagtcacttcactcactcactttcaccctacagcaaatcaaaacaaagaaacccAGATGAGCTAGCAAGAATAGGAAGAAAGGAGAAACTAAAGGCACAAACTTAGGACCATCAGGGGAGAAACCACCGACTGCTCACTACAGAGAGCTAACAAGGAAACAAAagaggtttttttcccccaagagaAGGAACCTGAAGACTTGAAAGGGTGGCTAGGTTGACAAGGTGAGGCCAACCCAGCGCAGAGGAAAGGACCAGAGAACAGCTCTAGTTTTCAAAATACCAATACCAGCTTAGTCTTGCACTTACAGGGTAAACTCAAGACTGAGCATTTGAGCAACCTGTAAATAGCCCTTAAATAGGCCAGTCACAGGTGGCACAGGTTACCACTAATTACTGAGAGGcagctctctgtctccctctggtgGCAGTCCGGGGCCACGGCAGCTGCCCCTTTCACCAAAGCATTTGTACAACCTGATAATTTGACTGTGGATAATAGTAACTAGAGGGAATGAAGATACTGAATCCTCTCACAGCACAAACCGGCTCAGGATATTCCACACCCCAGTATCTCTGCATGAGATCACCTGCAAAATAAGTGTGTAGAAAAATCATTCCAAAcctaaagaaaaaagagactgaTAAAGTG
This window contains:
- the LOC113541446 gene encoding sialoadhesin-like; this translates as MKMLLLATILLTLSGVLTQSTDWGVKYPDKPICAVRGFSVSIPCSYYYPQQNYQVIEKLWCSVNPNKDQCYGPPYVYNSSSNTNSDFEYAGDDKSNCTLLIHNLQFNNSGTYRFRFITNVTEGKWTGLPGVILQVADLKVSLIRLSGNGTLKQGDSLNLTCDVNCTHSSSQFVWSNNNEQLNTSRPVLHFPALTVRDSGNYTCTWETNEASGSETISLQVEGENPENPDHWPIWIIVVLTAGLIFIIVAIPAVIYNRRFLCERRSVYTEQQKEDDSDIYANVQQKEDDSDIYTNVQQKEDDSDIYANV